A stretch of Penaeus vannamei isolate JL-2024 chromosome 18, ASM4276789v1, whole genome shotgun sequence DNA encodes these proteins:
- the LOC138864804 gene encoding antifreeze protein Maxi-like — protein MTSYMPRLSSAAIIAATIIIATTTAAAVEDDTTAATPASSTAVSVVAAAVTTAAAPAAHALATAADITTSTNDAVSTVANTDNAIASADYSTTTAGGPAAAENTTVAVPTAVATATTTSKIGMDQKKNHPKSRDFLRIFTRQRFQSQKLFVV, from the exons TGCTGCCATCATtgctgctaccattattattgctacaaccactgctgctgctgttgaggaTGATACTACGGCTGCTACTCCAGCCAGTAGTACTGCTGTTTCTgtcgttgctgctgctgttactactgctgctgctccggCTGCCCATGCTCTTGCTACCGCTGCTGATATTACTACTAGCACTAATGATGCTGTTTCTACTGttgctaatactgataatgctatTGCTTCCGCTGActatagtactactactgctggtgGTCCTGCTGCTGCAGAGAATACTACTGTTGCTGTTCCTACTGCTGTTGCAACTGCTACTACCACTTCCAAAATCGGAAT GGACCAAAAGAAAAATCACCCAAAGAGCCGAGATTTCTTACGTATCTTCACACGTCAGAGATTTCAGTCACAG AAATTGTTTGTGGTGTGA